The segment GCTGCTGTATTCGTACCGGAAAAGTAATCCTTTAAAAGCCCGCTCTGCCCTGTTGTATAAAGCGTGACCCTCGTATCAGCCTGCCCGGCAGACCATGAGAGATCATTGTATGCAGTAAATACATGAGTCCCCGAAACAACTGTTACCGTCACAGTTGCCTCATTCGATATGGCCCCCTCATTGTCCTGCACGGTATAGGTAAAGCTATCCGCCCCTACAAACCCTGTATCCGGTGTATAGGTCACGGTACCATCACTATTTGGCACCGCTGTACCATTGGAAGGATTGCTTGCAATTACCACCGTGGCAGGGTCAATCGTACCATCGGGGTCGGTATCATTGGCTATTACGTTTATATTTACCGGCATATCCTTGCTCGTTATTGCCGCATCATTATTGGCAACCGGTGGCATGTTGCCAATACCCCCAATGGCACTGTTCATGACAGCAAAAATATTTGTATTATCAAGGTAATTGCCGTAAACTGCGTCAGCATCATTTCTGCGATGTGCAAATCCACTGCCCGCCAGAATGAGTAGAACAATGACAAACAACATAATTTCAAAGGGTTTTTTGAGGAATTGCTTTGCCCGTTTCTGCTGTTTGTTCCTATTGTTATACGTCATTTTATTTGACCAGCCTTTCTGTCAATTCAAAATATGTTCTATCAGAATTCATACAACATTGTAGTTTTTTTAAAAAAGAGGGGACAAAATATTTGTCGGATTTGTTATAAGCATATTTATCGTAAAAGCCTCGTTCCTATTTCCAACGGTAACTATCTCTCTATATCGCTATATTGGAATTTTCGGAAAACCCAAGCATTACGGATTAATTGCATAATTTTCAAAAAGCTCAGCCCCTGTACCCCTTGCATATAACGGAATCAGCGAATTTGTGTGACTTCCGGAATTCCAATACCAGTATACCGTCTCACCACTGTCGATTACATTGTTATTGTTTGCATCTTCCCAGCTTGCACGGCGACCACCTGTTCCAGAGACGATTTTCTCTTTGGAAAGGGTTGTAGTATTCACATTACCAAGAGGCTGGCTCGAGAGTACCCCTGGCCCAGCGGTCAGATAGCCACACTCATGGTCAGCAGTTACCATAACCAGGGTATTGCTCCAGGTGGAATCATTGCCGGGATCGTCTACCCAGTTAGTTACCGTCTGAATAGCAGTATCAAAATCTTTCGCTTCACCGATCATCTGGTTCATATTATTTGCATGAGAAGCCCAGTCAATTGCACCCCCTTCTACCATCAGCACAAAACCGTTCGGGTTCCTGCTCAATACCTTTATCGCTGCCAATACACTCTCGGAAAGGGTAGGATTTTCAGTACGATACCCCGAACCATCTGCATTGTGATATACCTGAACAAATAAACCGGCTAATTTCAACGTAGTAGAATTATTTGCTGCTGACATCAGGGCATTCCCGCCGTTAACGCCAGCCTGCCGCTCAACCAAAACATGTTTTCCAGCCTGCCCGCTTTCAGTTCTCAATTTATTCAACATCTGACTGTTTACATGATTTGCATCATGGGTACCAATTATAACATCCGCAGGAGGGATGTTTGGTCCATGGCCACCGTCATATCTTGAATGAGTAGCAACGGTACCGGTGGTATTAGGATCCCCAAAAAAACCCTCGTCTGCTATGGCAAAAGTATTTACACGGGAATCATTATGGGCTACCCATGCCCCTGGCGTGGCATGTGATACAGGGACCGAGCTAATTGAACCTACTGCCATCCCTAATATTTTCGCTATATCCACAATTGATAAAAATCTTGTACCATCCGAAGAAACGCTAATCCTTCCCACGGAAGTTTTAAAACCACAATAAATACTGGTAGCAGTGCAGGCACTATCCTGAGTGCCGGGAGTAGTATTTACATAATTAAAGTCAGATGAGGCAAGTTCTGCATCATAACTTCCTCCTTCCGGAAAAGTGGACACCATATATTTCACCCAGGGTGGTCCTAATTGATAGGAAGGAATTGTTCCAGTGTATTTATTTACTGCCTCGATATGCTTAACACCCCAACCATCCCCGATAAACAAAATAATATATTTCGCATTCTCACCGTAGGCATGCCCGCTGCCAGCCAGAATGAGCAAAACCATGAAAAGCAATATACTGCCTAAGGTTTTTTGGATACAGTGTCTTACCCACTTCTGGCTTCTACAAAGGGTGTTATACATCATTTTATTTGTCCAGCCTTTCCGTCAATTCAAAAGATGGTATAAAAGAAAAACCGTCACTAGTGGTAGTAATAGTTATGAAACAAATCCAACACCTCCTGATCACTCAAAGCCCGGTTGAAGATATGGACTTCGTCAATACTTCCACGGAAGAAACCCCACGTAGCATATCTTGTCCCTATAGCCATATAATGCCGGTCCGTTAATGGCACTATCACATTCCCCCGTGGATGGGTTTGGGTATTCACCAACTGACCGTCTATATACAACTTCTGTTCTCCCGTAGCCTTGTTATAGGTGCCAACAACATGATACCAGCTCCCGTTCGAATTGGTAAAATCCCTTATTGCAGTTTTTACTGTCCTTGTCCCGCTTGTATTCCTTGTGGCCACAATAAAACGGAGCCTGTCGGGCGTAACAGAATTAAAAAACAAATCAAACCCTTCCTGCAATTGCAGATCGGCATTCGATTTATGACCTCCAAATATAACATGGTTACCGGATGAGCTCTTATTGAACCATGCTGATACGGAAATCTCGTCATAGTTTAACGGGTGAACCGACACATAATTACTCGTACCGTTAAAACTTAACGCACTCCCAAATTTCCCTGTTGTCCAGGTAGCCCCAATAATCATGCCATTCCTGTCATTCCCTGAAGAATCCGCTGCAACCGTTCCTGTCCCCTCATCAAATTTGTAATATGCCTGCAAACCACTCATAACGCCATCCGCTGTAGTAGTAAAACTCCAGGTGTAATTGGCCACCATCGCGTTACCTGCCAGATCCCTCACCCCCGTGGTAACCATTGCCGTGTATGTCCTGGAATGTACCAGAGGACCCGACGGCGTAAACGTGGCTGTCGTACCGCTGTATGTTACCATACCGCCTATGTTGGAAATCCCGTCATTTACCAGAAATGTTGATGTTGTTATACTCCCTACATTCATCGCCTCACTAAATGTCACCGTTATTATGCTATTTACCGGTACCCCCGTCGCACCACTGACAGGACTTGTTCCACTCACAGTCGGTGGCGTCGTATCCGGACTCGCAGTGGTGCTAAATAAGGACTGTACCTCCTGAGCACTTAACGCACGGCTATGCACCCGAACCTCGTCAATACGGCCCTTAAAATATCTGTTTACCGGATCAACTGCCCTCGTTCCTATACGCAGAGGATATGTGCTCGTATCAAGAGAGCCACTTGCTGCTATTGAATTAACTTCTGTCCCATTTACATACAGTTTCAATGTTGAACCGTTATAAACCCCGACCAGGTGATGCCAGGCATTCAGAGACAAAACAGGTCCATAAATAGATTTCATACTCCCCCCGATTACAATCCTGGCTTCCGGTCTACTTCCTGATGTAAATCCTAATGAATAATTATCATTTGCTAAGGTTTGATGACGTTTAACAATAATCTTGGAATCATTTGATTGACCCGGGGCCGTGGGATATATCCAGGCACTCACCGTAACAAAATTTACCGGGTTGAGGCTGGCGCTATTGGGTACTTCCACATAATCATTCACCCCGTCAAAGGAAAGGGCGCTATTGATTTTGCCTGTTGTCCACACAGGACCATTGAAAAGTGTGCCATTGTTGCCATTCCCGGAAGCATCCGCAGCGCTTGTTCCTGCACCCTCGTCAAATCTGTAGTAGGCAAGCAAACCATCAGGAAATGCATCACTTACCGTAGTAAAACTCCAGGTGTAATTGGCCACCATCGCGTTACCTGCCAGATCCCTCACCCCCGTGGTAACCATTGCCGTGTATGTCCTGGAATGTACCAGAGGACCCGACGGCGTAAACGTGGCTGTCGTACCGCTGTATGTTACCATACCGCCTATGTTGGAAATCCCGTCATTTACCAGAAATGTTGATGTTGTTATACTCCCTACATTCATCGCCTCACTAAATGTCACCGTTATTATGCTATTTACCGGTACCCCCGTCGCACCACTGACAGGACTTGTTCCACTCACAGTCGGTGGCGTCGTATCCGGACTCGCAGTGGTGCTAAATAAGGACTGTACCTCCTGAGCACTTAACGCACGGCTATGCACCCGAACCTCGTCAATACGGCCCTTAAAATATCTGTTTACCGGATCAACTGCCCTCGTTCCTATACGCAGAGGATATGTGCTCGTATCAAGAGAGCCACTTGCTGCTACTGAATTAACTTCTGTCCCATTTACATACAGTTTCAATGTTGAACCGTTATAAACCCCGACCAGGTGATGCCAGGCATTCAGAGACAAAACAGGTCCATAAATGGATTTCATACTCCCCCCGATTACAATCCTGGCTTCCGGTCTACTTCCTGATGTAAATCCTAATGAATAATTATCATTTGCTAAGGTTTGATGACGTTTAACAATAATCTTGGAATCATTTGATTGACCCGGGGCCGTGGGATATATCCAGGCACTCACCGTAACAAAATTTACCGGGTTGATGCTGGCGCTATTGGGTACTTCCACATAATCATTCACCCCGTCAAAGGAAAGGGCGCTGTTGATTTTGCCTGTTGTCCACACAGGACCATTGAAAAGTGTGCCATTGTTGCCATTCCCGGAAGCATCCGCAGCGCTTGTTCCTGCACCCTCGTCAAATCTGTAGTAGGCAAGCAAACCATCAGGAGCAGTGGTGCTAAATAAGGACTGTACCTCCTGAACACTCAACGCACGGCTATGCACCCGAACCTCGTCAATACGGCCCTTAAAATATCTGTTTACCGGATCAACTGCCCTCGTTCCTATACGCAGAGGATATGTGCTCGTATCAAGAGAGCCACTTGCTGCTATTGAATTAACTTCTGTCCCATTTACATACAGTTTCAATGTTGAACCGTTATAAACCCCGACCAGGTGATGCCAGGCATTCAGAGACAAAACAGGTCCATAAATAGATTTCATACTCCCCCCGATTACAATCCTGGCTTCCGGTCTACTTCCTGATGTAAATCCTAATGAATAATTATCATTTGCTAAGGTTTGATGACGTTTAACAATAATCTTGGAATCATTTGATTGACCCGGGGCCGTGGGATATATCCAGGCACTCACCGTAACAAAATTTACCGGGTTGAGGCTGGCGCTATTGGGTACTTCCACATAATCATTCACCCCGTCAAAGGAAAGGGCGCTATTGATTTTGCCTGTTGTCCACACAGGACCATTGAAAAGTGTGCCATTGTTGCCATTCCCGGAAGCATCCGCAGCGCTTGTTCCTGCACCCTCGTCAAATCTGTAGTAGGCAAGCAGGCCATCAGGTGGTACGTTGCCACTACCGTCAATGGCACTATTCATGACAGTAAAAATATCCGTATTGTCAAGATAAGCACCGTAAACAGAATCAATATTACTTGCATAATTTCCAAAAAGCTCTGCCCCTGCTCCTCTTGCATATAACGGAACCAGCGAATTTGTGTGACTTCCGGAATTCCAATACCAATATACTGTCTCGCCGCTATCGATTACATTGTTATTGTTCGTATCTTCCCAGCTCGCACGGCGACCACCGGTGTTTAGGACTACTTTCTCTTTGGAAAGGGTTGTAGTATTCACATTACCAAGAGGCTGGCTCGGGAATACCCCTGGCCAGGCAGTCAGATAACCACATTCATGATCAGCAGTTACAATAACCAGGGTATTGCTCCAGGTGGCATCATTGCCGGTATCATTTACCCAGTTAATTACTGTTTGAATAGCCTTATCAAAATCTTTCGCTTCACCAATCATCTGGTTCATATTATTTGCATGAGAACCCCAGTCAATTGCGCCCCCTTCTACCATCAGCACAAAACCGTTCGGGTTCCTGCCTAATACCTTCATCGTTGCCGATACACTCTCGGAAAGGGTAGGATTTTCAGTACGATACCCCGAACCATCTGCATTGTGATATACGAAATTAAATAAACCGGCTAATTTCAAGGTAGAAGAATTATTCGCTGCTGACATCAGGGCATTCCCCCCACTAACACCTGTTCGCCGCTCAACCAAAACATGTTTTCCCGCCTGCCCGCTTTCAGTTCTCAACTTATTCAACATCAGACTATTCACGTGGTTCGCATCATACGTGCCAATTATCACATCTGCAGAAGGAACGTTAGGCCCTTTACCGCCGCCATATCGTGAATGAGTAGCAACGGTACCGGTGGTATTAGGATTCCCAAAAAACCCCTCGTCTGCTATAGCAAAGGTATTTGCGCGGGAATCATTATGGGCTACCCAAGCCCCAGGTGTGGCATGTGAAACATGGACCGAGCTGACTGAACCTACTGTCATCCCTGCTATTTTTGCTTTGTCTGCAATTGATAATAATCTTGTACCATTCGAAGTGACACAAATCCGTTCGTTGGAAGTTTTAACACCACAATACATACTGGTAGAAGTGCAGGCGCTATCCTGAGTAGCTGGAGTTGTGTTTACATAATGAAAATTAGACCATGCCTGCCCAGTATTATATCCTCCACCTTCAGGGTAAGTGGATACCATATATTTCACCCATGGTAGCCCTGATTGATATGAGGGAACTGTTCCGGTGTATTTATTTACTGCCTCTATATGCTTAACACCCCAACCATCCCCGATAAATAAAATAATGTATTTTGCATTTCCACCGTACGCATGTCCGCTGCCAGTCAGAATAAGCAAAACCATGAAAAGCAACATAT is part of the Candidatus Jettenia sp. AMX2 genome and harbors:
- a CDS encoding alkaline phosphatase, producing the protein MVLLILAGSGHAYGENAKYIILFIGDGWGVKHIEAVNKYTGTIPSYQLGPPWVKYMVSTFPEGGSYDAELASSDFNYVNTTPGTQDSACTATSIYCGFKTSVGRISVSSDGTRFLSIVDIAKILGMAVGSISSVPVSHATPGAWVAHNDSRVNTFAIADEGFFGDPNTTGTVATHSRYDGGHGPNIPPADVIIGTHDANHVNSQMLNKLRTESGQAGKHVLVERQAGVNGGNALMSAANNSTTLKLAGLFVQVYHNADGSGYRTENPTLSESVLAAIKVLSRNPNGFVLMVEGGAIDWASHANNMNQMIGEAKDFDTAIQTVTNWVDDPGNDSTWSNTLVMVTADHECGYLTAGPGVLSSQPLGNVNTTTLSKEKIVSGTGGRRASWEDANNNNVIDSGETVYWYWNSGSHTNSLIPLYARGTGAELFENYAINP
- a CDS encoding Ig-like domain-containing protein; translated protein: MVLLILTGSGHAYGGNAKYIILFIGDGWGVKHIEAVNKYTGTVPSYQSGLPWVKYMVSTYPEGGGYNTGQAWSNFHYVNTTPATQDSACTSTSMYCGVKTSNERICVTSNGTRLLSIADKAKIAGMTVGSVSSVHVSHATPGAWVAHNDSRANTFAIADEGFFGNPNTTGTVATHSRYGGGKGPNVPSADVIIGTYDANHVNSLMLNKLRTESGQAGKHVLVERRTGVSGGNALMSAANNSSTLKLAGLFNFVYHNADGSGYRTENPTLSESVSATMKVLGRNPNGFVLMVEGGAIDWGSHANNMNQMIGEAKDFDKAIQTVINWVNDTGNDATWSNTLVIVTADHECGYLTAWPGVFPSQPLGNVNTTTLSKEKVVLNTGGRRASWEDTNNNNVIDSGETVYWYWNSGSHTNSLVPLYARGAGAELFGNYASNIDSVYGAYLDNTDIFTVMNSAIDGSGNVPPDGLLAYYRFDEGAGTSAADASGNGNNGTLFNGPVWTTGKINSALSFDGVNDYVEVPNSASLNPVNFVTVSAWIYPTAPGQSNDSKIIVKRHQTLANDNYSLGFTSGSRPEARIVIGGSMKSIYGPVLSLNAWHHLVGVYNGSTLKLYVNGTEVNSIAASGSLDTSTYPLRIGTRAVDPVNRYFKGRIDEVRVHSRALSVQEVQSLFSTTAPDGLLAYYRFDEGAGTSAADASGNGNNGTLFNGPVWTTGKINSALSFDGVNDYVEVPNSASINPVNFVTVSAWIYPTAPGQSNDSKIIVKRHQTLANDNYSLGFTSGSRPEARIVIGGSMKSIYGPVLSLNAWHHLVGVYNGSTLKLYVNGTEVNSVAASGSLDTSTYPLRIGTRAVDPVNRYFKGRIDEVRVHSRALSAQEVQSLFSTTASPDTTPPTVSGTSPVSGATGVPVNSIITVTFSEAMNVGSITTSTFLVNDGISNIGGMVTYSGTTATFTPSGPLVHSRTYTAMVTTGVRDLAGNAMVANYTWSFTTVSDAFPDGLLAYYRFDEGAGTSAADASGNGNNGTLFNGPVWTTGKINSALSFDGVNDYVEVPNSASLNPVNFVTVSAWIYPTAPGQSNDSKIIVKRHQTLANDNYSLGFTSGSRPEARIVIGGSMKSIYGPVLSLNAWHHLVGVYNGSTLKLYVNGTEVNSIAASGSLDTSTYPLRIGTRAVDPVNRYFKGRIDEVRVHSRALSAQEVQSLFSTTASPDTTPPTVSGTSPVSGATGVPVNSIITVTFSEAMNVGSITTSTFLVNDGISNIGGMVTYSGTTATFTPSGPLVHSRTYTAMVTTGVRDLAGNAMVANYTWSFTTTADGVMSGLQAYYKFDEGTGTVAADSSGNDRNGMIIGATWTTGKFGSALSFNGTSNYVSVHPLNYDEISVSAWFNKSSSGNHVIFGGHKSNADLQLQEGFDLFFNSVTPDRLRFIVATRNTSGTRTVKTAIRDFTNSNGSWYHVVGTYNKATGEQKLYIDGQLVNTQTHPRGNVIVPLTDRHYMAIGTRYATWGFFRGSIDEVHIFNRALSDQEVLDLFHNYYYH